One Megasphaera elsdenii DSM 20460 genomic window carries:
- a CDS encoding MmcQ/YjbR family DNA-binding protein has translation MIPIEETVFSRKRWIESKMLAYGFHKANKTYILEKPFLDGDFKTVLSVTPKGQVTGKVIDSMTQDEYYQLRQETATGPYVNRVRSAYRSLLTDIADSCCSDVLFASSQANRLTQAILDHFQVKPDFPWEHSARYQSYGAFRHRSNRKWFALIMNVTRDVLNKDGNTSPIDILNVKISPAQGEELRKTPGIYPAYHMNHKTWISVVLDETLADEKIGELINTSYQLTTT, from the coding sequence ATGATTCCCATCGAGGAAACTGTCTTTTCCCGCAAACGGTGGATAGAAAGTAAAATGCTCGCCTATGGCTTTCATAAAGCAAACAAAACTTATATTCTTGAAAAACCATTTCTTGACGGAGATTTCAAAACCGTCCTTTCCGTTACCCCCAAAGGACAGGTGACGGGCAAGGTCATCGATTCGATGACCCAGGATGAGTACTATCAGCTGCGACAGGAAACGGCTACTGGGCCTTATGTGAACCGGGTCCGTTCTGCCTATCGCTCCCTGCTCACGGATATTGCAGATTCCTGCTGCAGCGACGTCCTGTTTGCTTCATCTCAGGCCAACCGGCTGACCCAGGCCATCTTGGACCATTTCCAGGTCAAACCGGATTTTCCCTGGGAACATTCCGCCCGGTATCAGTCATACGGAGCCTTTCGCCATAGGTCCAACCGGAAATGGTTTGCCCTCATCATGAATGTAACAAGAGATGTGCTGAATAAAGATGGAAACACGTCTCCCATCGATATCCTAAATGTAAAGATTTCCCCAGCACAGGGAGAAGAGCTACGGAAAACCCCCGGCATCTATCCCGCTTACCACATGAATCACAAGACATGGATTTCTGTGGTCCTGGATGAAACCTTAGCGGATGAAAAGATTGGGGAGCTCATCAACACCAGCTATCAGTTAACGACCACTTAG
- a CDS encoding DMT family transporter, which yields MTKTQHGIIACVIGATSWGFNGVVSQFLLSHYTVEPSWLASIRMCLAGLFLTLMIWPTKKAEIRLMLHDPISLRQLILFALFGLILSQFSYLSAIKNSNAGTATVLQTLSVVFMSLYLAVRFHKRPTAREIISVFLAFGGVYLAATDGTPSAMVISPLGLTWGLIGAVACVTYPVLSQGLAANWGAAVANGLGMMIGGLFLSVSCQVWTLWPVLDLTGWLAVAFIIIIGTALSFTAFVTGISEIGPMKATLLGTLEPVIASVVSAIALGTTFHTVELIGYACIIATVFIIILQKKPAIS from the coding sequence ATGACAAAAACGCAGCATGGTATCATAGCTTGTGTCATCGGGGCGACATCATGGGGTTTCAATGGGGTCGTCAGCCAGTTCCTGCTTTCTCATTATACCGTAGAACCGTCGTGGCTGGCGTCGATACGCATGTGCCTGGCCGGCCTGTTCCTGACCCTCATGATTTGGCCGACAAAGAAGGCCGAAATACGTCTTATGCTTCATGACCCGATCAGCCTGCGCCAATTAATTCTTTTTGCCCTCTTCGGTCTTATTTTGAGCCAGTTTTCTTATTTATCAGCCATAAAGAACTCGAATGCCGGCACGGCGACGGTCTTGCAAACATTAAGTGTCGTTTTCATGTCTCTTTATTTAGCCGTCCGTTTTCACAAACGGCCCACAGCCAGGGAAATCATATCGGTCTTCCTGGCCTTTGGCGGCGTCTATCTAGCCGCAACAGATGGGACTCCATCGGCAATGGTCATTTCCCCTTTAGGACTGACTTGGGGGCTTATTGGCGCCGTTGCCTGTGTCACCTATCCCGTCTTGTCTCAAGGGCTGGCCGCGAATTGGGGCGCCGCTGTCGCCAACGGGTTAGGCATGATGATCGGCGGGCTGTTCCTGAGCGTATCTTGTCAGGTCTGGACACTCTGGCCTGTTTTGGACCTGACGGGCTGGCTGGCCGTCGCTTTTATCATCATCATCGGCACGGCCTTGTCCTTTACGGCTTTCGTCACAGGCATCAGCGAAATCGGACCGATGAAAGCGACGCTCCTGGGAACGCTGGAACCGGTCATCGCTTCCGTAGTTTCGGCTATCGCCTTGGGCACGACCTTCCATACGGTTGAACTCATCGGTTATGCCTGCATCATCGCGACGGTCTTCATCATCATCTTGCAGAAGAAACCAGCTATTTCGTAA
- a CDS encoding radical SAM protein, which translates to MIIDDAGGLVFRPPSEARSFILRVTIGCSHNTCRFCDMYKASKFRIRPMEEIEGIIERGAYAMPFIRRIFLADGDALVLPTDKLIAIMKKCYEKFPNLNRIGAYATPADLVRKTPEELKRLREAGLAIVYMGIESGDDDVLKLVDKGTTAALTIEAGKKALAAGMKLSTMILLGLGGQERTKEHALHTAQVVSAINPTMLSALSLIIPHEVPLYQDVVEGTFTPLTARGFLKELDMILRHTEMTKPCIFRSNHVSNLLPVGGTLPMDKEKMLAALERYIPQVDDTLPLLNDNGNF; encoded by the coding sequence ATGATTATTGATGATGCTGGCGGCCTTGTCTTCCGCCCGCCTAGTGAAGCCCGCAGCTTCATTCTGCGCGTTACTATCGGCTGTTCTCACAATACTTGCCGTTTCTGCGATATGTACAAAGCTTCTAAGTTCCGCATCCGTCCCATGGAGGAAATCGAAGGGATCATCGAGCGCGGCGCTTATGCCATGCCCTTTATCCGCCGTATCTTTCTGGCCGATGGCGACGCCCTGGTCCTGCCAACGGACAAGCTCATCGCTATCATGAAGAAGTGCTACGAAAAATTCCCCAACCTGAACCGCATCGGCGCCTATGCGACGCCGGCCGACCTGGTCCGCAAGACCCCGGAAGAATTGAAACGTCTTCGCGAAGCCGGTCTGGCCATCGTCTACATGGGCATCGAAAGCGGCGACGATGACGTCCTGAAACTCGTCGATAAGGGGACGACAGCGGCCCTCACCATCGAAGCCGGGAAAAAAGCCCTGGCTGCCGGCATGAAACTGTCGACGATGATCCTCCTCGGCCTGGGCGGTCAGGAACGGACGAAAGAACACGCCCTGCATACGGCCCAAGTCGTATCGGCCATCAATCCGACCATGCTCAGCGCCTTGTCGCTCATCATTCCTCACGAAGTCCCGCTCTATCAGGATGTCGTCGAAGGGACGTTCACGCCCTTGACGGCACGGGGTTTCCTCAAGGAACTGGACATGATCCTGCGCCATACGGAAATGACCAAGCCCTGTATCTTCCGCAGCAACCACGTTTCCAATCTCCTGCCTGTCGGCGGCACCCTGCCGATGGACAAGGAAAAGATGCTGGCCGCCTTGGAACGCTACATCCCGCAAGTCGATGACACGCTGCCACTACTCAACGATAACGGCAATTTCTGA
- a CDS encoding GGDEF domain-containing protein, translating to MKFIIYLQKYIQQLFQRTLGDFQDIQAILSDPEFKKRKIRDNLYACSFVACLLCIISMTGFVGTYAPRAVGAVLTTINSTTVYLVIFGINLVFLACFYQCLREVVKDEELLDDLVYVFLLIDSSLACLSFFTTQNGSSFFFEYLLILILVYLLPIYDNIKVLIPIIAVNLVTTFAVIDVTGHEVPWQDQYDIVLFYLVCLVIIFSRRHLALSFAQVRMTLRSRNEEFYQRSRTDELTGLLNREALREDFEQYFGKALCVMICDIDQFKFYNDTYGHIRGDEILSVVSRLFQKHFGYTGVYRYGGDEFLIISFMPHDGFQHYVEIFQNQLCKQPFEAVQRHPTVSGGYTWGYCEGAVSLRTMFARADQLLYKAKAAGRNRVFGEPFDMEKAEAGLHEMATWINKSS from the coding sequence ATGAAATTTATCATATATTTACAAAAATATATCCAGCAGCTGTTCCAAAGGACGCTAGGGGATTTTCAAGATATCCAGGCTATTTTATCGGACCCGGAATTTAAAAAACGGAAAATCCGGGATAATCTCTATGCTTGCAGCTTTGTTGCCTGTTTATTGTGTATCATTTCCATGACCGGTTTTGTTGGAACCTATGCGCCAAGGGCAGTAGGCGCCGTTTTGACGACTATTAATTCGACGACTGTCTATTTGGTGATTTTTGGCATCAATCTCGTCTTTTTGGCCTGTTTCTATCAATGTCTTCGGGAAGTCGTAAAAGATGAGGAACTGTTAGATGACTTGGTCTACGTTTTTTTGCTCATCGATTCGTCGCTGGCGTGTCTTTCCTTTTTTACGACCCAGAACGGGAGCAGTTTCTTCTTTGAATACCTGCTCATACTCATCCTGGTCTATTTACTGCCTATTTATGATAATATCAAGGTCTTGATTCCCATCATCGCCGTCAATCTGGTCACGACGTTCGCTGTCATCGATGTGACGGGGCATGAAGTGCCCTGGCAGGATCAATATGATATCGTCTTATTTTACCTGGTCTGTCTGGTCATCATCTTTTCCAGGCGTCATCTGGCTTTATCTTTTGCTCAGGTCCGCATGACTCTCCGGTCCCGCAATGAAGAGTTCTATCAGCGTAGCCGGACCGACGAGCTCACGGGCCTTCTGAACCGCGAAGCACTGCGGGAAGATTTTGAACAGTATTTTGGCAAGGCCCTTTGCGTCATGATCTGTGATATCGACCAATTCAAATTCTACAATGATACCTATGGTCATATCCGGGGCGATGAGATTTTATCCGTTGTCAGCCGGCTCTTTCAAAAGCACTTTGGCTATACCGGCGTCTACCGCTATGGCGGCGACGAATTTCTCATTATCTCCTTTATGCCCCATGACGGCTTCCAGCATTATGTCGAAATCTTCCAGAATCAGCTGTGTAAGCAGCCCTTCGAGGCCGTGCAGCGCCATCCCACCGTCAGCGGCGGTTATACCTGGGGATACTGTGAAGGAGCTGTTTCTTTGCGGACGATGTTCGCCCGGGCCGACCAATTGCTCTATAAAGCCAAAGCTGCCGGGCGGAACCGCGTCTTTGGTGAGCCCTTCGATATGGAAAAAGCCGAAGCCGGCCTGCACGAAATGGCAACATGGATCAATAAAAGTTCGTAA
- a CDS encoding bile acid:sodium symporter family protein, producing the protein MMDFIGKLSGFVGKNLTYIVFLVVIWAYFMPNAFLWAVPHTVLLLGVIMFGMGMTLHARDFKLIVQRPKEVLIGCTAHYTIMPLLAYALVLAFEMPPEIAVGMILLGSCPSGTASNVMGFLAKADVPLSVSITTCSTLLAPIMMPFIVWGLAGQWVEVSFMAMAMTVMKVILVPLVLGLLTHRLMGEKHIASLSKVLVLVSAFGVLVIVGGVIAINGAKILDMGIFIILMVLLHNLGGFLIGYFVTGKLGLGKKQQHSVTLEVGMQNDALAISLVSVFFAPAVAIPAAVGAAIHQVTGSILAGIFARHMEAHEAKERAAEAKPLIEAVPGNH; encoded by the coding sequence ATGATGGATTTCATTGGAAAGTTAAGCGGTTTTGTTGGGAAAAATTTGACGTATATCGTCTTTCTCGTCGTCATCTGGGCGTATTTCATGCCCAATGCCTTTCTCTGGGCCGTTCCGCATACGGTCTTGTTGCTAGGCGTCATCATGTTCGGTATGGGCATGACGCTCCACGCCCGGGATTTCAAGTTGATCGTCCAGCGGCCGAAGGAAGTCCTCATCGGCTGTACGGCTCATTATACGATTATGCCGCTGCTGGCGTATGCCCTGGTCCTGGCTTTTGAAATGCCGCCGGAAATCGCCGTCGGCATGATCCTCCTCGGTTCTTGTCCCAGTGGGACGGCGTCGAACGTCATGGGGTTCCTGGCCAAGGCGGATGTCCCCTTGTCCGTTTCCATTACGACTTGTTCGACGTTGTTGGCGCCCATTATGATGCCTTTCATCGTCTGGGGCCTGGCCGGCCAGTGGGTCGAAGTTTCCTTTATGGCTATGGCCATGACGGTCATGAAAGTCATCCTGGTTCCCCTGGTCCTCGGCTTGTTGACGCACCGCCTGATGGGGGAAAAGCATATTGCCTCCCTGTCGAAGGTACTGGTCCTCGTATCCGCTTTTGGTGTCCTGGTCATCGTCGGCGGCGTTATTGCCATCAATGGGGCTAAGATCCTGGACATGGGCATCTTTATCATTCTCATGGTCCTCCTGCACAATCTCGGTGGTTTCCTCATCGGTTATTTTGTTACGGGGAAATTGGGCTTAGGGAAAAAGCAGCAACATTCGGTTACACTGGAAGTCGGCATGCAGAACGACGCCCTGGCCATTTCGCTGGTTTCGGTCTTCTTTGCGCCTGCCGTCGCCATTCCTGCCGCTGTCGGTGCCGCTATCCATCAGGTAACCGGCTCTATCCTGGCGGGTATCTTTGCCCGTCACATGGAAGCCCATGAAGCCAAGGAACGGGCTGCTGAAGCGAAGCCCCTTATCGAAGCGGTACCAGGAAATCATTAA
- a CDS encoding uracil-DNA glycosylase family protein — protein MHLQEIIDQLKTDERNAAYTARGIGPIFQIHEEAKILIIGQAPGKKVEESGIPFHDKSGEKLMTWMGIDSQIFYSPAISIMPMDFYYPGKAKTGDKPPRRFIAQEYHREILQLMPDLKLTILVGKYAIDYYLKGRKERNLTETVRNYQAYLPDYFPIVHPSPLNFRWQARNPWFEADVVPELQKRVHEIL, from the coding sequence ATGCATTTGCAGGAGATCATTGATCAATTAAAAACGGACGAACGGAACGCGGCGTATACGGCCCGCGGTATCGGTCCGATTTTTCAGATTCACGAGGAAGCGAAAATCCTGATTATCGGCCAGGCTCCGGGCAAAAAGGTCGAAGAATCGGGTATTCCTTTCCATGATAAATCCGGCGAAAAGCTGATGACCTGGATGGGCATCGACAGTCAGATTTTCTATTCGCCGGCCATCTCCATCATGCCCATGGATTTCTACTATCCCGGCAAAGCCAAAACGGGCGACAAACCGCCGAGACGGTTCATCGCCCAGGAATACCATCGTGAAATTCTGCAGCTCATGCCGGACCTGAAACTTACTATCCTCGTCGGCAAGTACGCCATCGACTATTATCTAAAAGGCCGGAAAGAGCGCAATTTGACGGAAACCGTGCGGAATTATCAGGCCTATCTGCCGGACTATTTTCCCATCGTCCATCCCAGTCCGCTCAACTTCCGCTGGCAGGCCAGGAATCCCTGGTTCGAGGCCGACGTCGTGCCGGAATTACAAAAACGAGTCCATGAAATATTGTAA
- a CDS encoding DUF554 domain-containing protein — MFAVIVNAVTSSLGALLGFFLKRGIPERFTKAIFGVISLCVAIMGIQGAVQSQNLLLVLASMVIGTLVGTLIGIEDGMNRFGEFLKKRMGRGDDSRFVRGFVTLSIMQVIGAMAIIGPVQAALGSNDLLYFKSALDFTSSFIFGTLYGLGVVPVGIVLFLYQGFFYLLATFVMPLMTPDVVRELNAVGSVMILGIALNMFQLTKLKVADFLPALFIPIIYYHLIV, encoded by the coding sequence ATGTTTGCTGTCATCGTCAATGCCGTGACGTCTTCTTTGGGAGCGTTACTGGGATTTTTTTTGAAGCGCGGCATACCGGAGCGCTTTACCAAAGCTATTTTTGGCGTCATTTCGCTGTGTGTGGCCATCATGGGGATACAAGGGGCCGTCCAGAGTCAGAACCTGCTCCTGGTCCTGGCCAGCATGGTCATCGGGACCCTCGTCGGGACGCTCATCGGCATCGAAGATGGCATGAACCGCTTCGGCGAATTTCTCAAGAAACGAATGGGCCGCGGAGATGACTCGCGCTTCGTCCGGGGCTTCGTCACCTTATCCATCATGCAGGTCATCGGCGCCATGGCCATTATCGGTCCAGTCCAGGCAGCGCTGGGAAGTAACGACCTTTTGTATTTCAAGAGCGCCCTCGATTTTACATCGTCCTTTATTTTCGGGACTCTTTATGGCTTAGGCGTCGTCCCCGTCGGCATCGTCCTCTTCCTCTATCAGGGATTTTTCTACCTCTTGGCGACCTTCGTCATGCCCCTCATGACACCGGATGTCGTCCGTGAACTCAATGCCGTCGGCAGCGTCATGATTCTGGGCATCGCTCTCAACATGTTCCAGCTGACGAAATTGAAAGTAGCCGACTTCCTGCCGGCCCTGTTCATACCTATCATATACTATCATTTAATCGTATGA
- a CDS encoding bile acid:sodium symporter family protein produces the protein MKKVCALIGKYFGVLAVIFLIIGMTLPTSFSWVLGKVGGVSVLSVLLGIIMFGMGMTMSVHDFALVLKRPKDVFFGACAQYLVMPFLAYVLSTLFHLDPALTVGVVLVGTCPGGTSSNVITFMSKGDVPLSVTMTSVSTLISPIMTPLLTYLIIGQRISFDPVGMFLSILQIVIVPIALGLVVKSFLPKLADTATDYLPAVSSLAISFLIAGIIGASRDAILNSSGIILLVVILHNCLGYALGFFIGHLCGMSWKKMVALSIEVGMQNSGLATGLAKAHFASLPMAGVPGAVFSAWHNISGAVLAYLYVNYLNKRFDSNYEADQKAAAVSPTAAH, from the coding sequence ATGAAAAAAGTCTGTGCCCTCATCGGCAAATATTTCGGCGTCCTCGCCGTCATCTTCCTCATCATCGGCATGACCCTGCCGACGAGCTTTTCCTGGGTCCTCGGAAAAGTCGGCGGTGTTTCCGTCCTCTCTGTCCTTCTCGGCATCATCATGTTCGGTATGGGCATGACCATGAGCGTCCACGATTTCGCCTTGGTCCTCAAGCGGCCGAAAGATGTCTTTTTTGGCGCCTGTGCCCAGTATCTCGTTATGCCTTTCCTGGCGTACGTCCTTTCGACGCTGTTCCATCTCGACCCGGCGCTGACCGTCGGCGTCGTCCTCGTCGGCACCTGCCCGGGCGGTACGTCGTCCAATGTCATCACCTTCATGAGTAAAGGAGATGTCCCCCTGTCGGTTACGATGACCAGTGTGTCGACGCTCATTTCGCCGATCATGACGCCGCTCTTGACGTACCTTATCATCGGTCAGCGTATTTCTTTTGACCCTGTGGGCATGTTCTTATCTATCTTGCAGATCGTCATTGTCCCCATTGCCCTGGGCCTCGTCGTCAAGAGCTTCCTGCCGAAGCTGGCTGATACGGCGACGGACTACTTGCCGGCCGTTTCGTCTCTGGCTATTTCCTTCCTCATTGCCGGCATCATCGGCGCCAGCCGCGATGCTATCCTCAACAGTTCGGGTATCATCCTGCTGGTCGTCATCCTGCACAACTGCCTGGGCTATGCCCTGGGATTCTTCATCGGCCATCTCTGCGGCATGAGCTGGAAGAAAATGGTCGCCTTGTCCATCGAAGTCGGCATGCAGAACTCCGGTTTGGCTACGGGCCTGGCAAAAGCTCACTTTGCCTCGCTGCCCATGGCTGGTGTCCCCGGGGCTGTCTTCAGTGCATGGCATAACATTTCCGGCGCCGTCCTGGCTTATCTTTACGTCAACTATCTGAACAAACGCTTTGATTCTAACTACGAAGCCGACCAGAAAGCCGCTGCCGTATCACCCACAGCAGCCCATTAA
- the ilvD gene encoding dihydroxy-acid dehydratase, with protein MRSDVVKKGVTRTAHRTLFHAMGYSDEDLQKPLIGICNAFNEIIPGHIHLRDIAEAVKLGVAAAGGTPIEFPSIGVCDGIAMGHRGMSFSLSSRELICDSIEAVATAHAFDGLVLIPNCDKIVPAMLMAAGRLNIPTVVVSGGPMLAGRHNGKNISVSTMFEAAGKVESGQMTPEEMHQMEFQACPGCGSCSGLFTANTMNCMTEVLGMGLPGNGTIPAAYTGLRRMLAKKAGQVVMDLVRKDIKPRDIMTLEAFENAIAVDMAIGGSTNTALHLPAIAHEAGVDLSLDEFDEISRKAAYICKMSPGGTYHMQDLDEAGGICAVMKEVSKLGLIHTDAQTITGTVGDRIKDAKILNHEVIHSVEDAYMHKGGIAVLKGNLAPLGSVIKESAVEPDLLVYKGTAKCYDSEEAAIAAIIGGEIKEGHVVVIRYEGPKGGPGMREMLNPTAVITGMGLKVALLTDGRFSGASRGACIGHISPEAMEGGPLALVHDGDTISIDIPNRKLELEVSDEELAKRKAEWKQPEPKVKTGYLSRYAKLVTSANTGAVMK; from the coding sequence ATGCGCAGTGATGTTGTTAAAAAGGGCGTTACCCGAACCGCCCATCGTACTTTGTTCCACGCTATGGGCTATAGTGACGAAGATTTACAGAAGCCGTTGATCGGCATCTGCAATGCCTTCAATGAAATCATTCCCGGCCATATCCATTTACGCGATATTGCCGAAGCTGTCAAACTCGGCGTAGCCGCTGCCGGCGGTACACCGATTGAATTTCCGTCCATCGGCGTCTGCGACGGCATCGCCATGGGGCATCGCGGCATGAGCTTCTCCCTTTCGAGCCGCGAACTGATCTGCGACTCCATCGAAGCCGTTGCCACAGCTCATGCTTTCGACGGCCTGGTCCTCATCCCGAACTGCGATAAAATCGTACCGGCCATGCTCATGGCTGCCGGCCGTCTCAATATCCCGACCGTCGTCGTCAGTGGCGGTCCTATGCTCGCCGGCCGCCACAACGGCAAGAACATCAGCGTCAGCACCATGTTCGAAGCCGCTGGTAAAGTGGAATCGGGCCAGATGACGCCGGAAGAAATGCACCAGATGGAATTTCAGGCCTGCCCGGGCTGCGGTTCCTGCTCCGGTCTGTTCACGGCCAACACCATGAACTGTATGACCGAAGTCCTCGGCATGGGCCTTCCCGGCAACGGCACCATTCCGGCTGCCTACACGGGCTTGCGCCGCATGCTGGCTAAGAAAGCCGGCCAGGTCGTCATGGATTTGGTCCGCAAGGATATCAAACCGCGCGACATCATGACTCTCGAAGCTTTTGAAAATGCCATTGCCGTTGACATGGCTATCGGTGGTTCGACCAATACGGCCCTTCATTTACCGGCTATTGCCCATGAAGCCGGCGTCGACCTCTCGCTCGACGAATTTGACGAAATCAGCCGTAAGGCCGCCTATATCTGCAAGATGAGCCCTGGCGGCACCTACCATATGCAGGACCTCGATGAAGCCGGCGGCATCTGCGCCGTCATGAAAGAAGTCTCTAAATTAGGCCTCATCCATACCGATGCCCAGACCATTACCGGTACGGTCGGCGACCGCATCAAAGACGCGAAGATCCTCAACCACGAAGTCATTCATTCCGTCGAAGATGCTTATATGCATAAAGGTGGCATTGCCGTCCTCAAAGGCAACCTGGCTCCCCTCGGTTCGGTCATCAAAGAAAGTGCCGTCGAACCGGACCTTTTGGTCTACAAGGGCACGGCTAAATGCTATGATTCGGAAGAAGCTGCTATTGCCGCTATCATCGGCGGTGAAATCAAAGAAGGCCACGTCGTCGTCATCCGCTACGAAGGCCCGAAAGGCGGTCCGGGCATGCGCGAAATGCTAAACCCGACAGCTGTCATCACCGGTATGGGCTTGAAAGTCGCTCTCCTGACAGACGGCCGCTTCAGCGGTGCCAGCCGTGGCGCCTGCATCGGCCATATCTCGCCGGAAGCCATGGAAGGCGGTCCGCTGGCCCTGGTACACGACGGGGATACTATCTCCATCGATATCCCCAATCGTAAGCTGGAATTGGAAGTCAGCGACGAAGAATTGGCAAAACGCAAGGCTGAATGGAAACAGCCGGAACCGAAAGTCAAGACAGGCTATCTGTCCCGCTACGCCAAACTCGTCACGTCTGCCAACACTGGCGCTGTCATGAAATAA
- the ilvN gene encoding acetolactate synthase small subunit, with protein MMRQHIAILCDNKPGVLTHVSGLISRRAINIECINAGYTEEADVTRINIVVSVENRWELDQAVNQLAKLIDVIKVVNLDDAPFVSYELAMIKVKSPTPQTREELTNIAQLFNAKIVDVQRRSLVLRLTGREDHIEALLEMLKDYDIIEIARTGQISLSRGEEAVKDM; from the coding sequence ATGATGAGACAACATATCGCCATTCTCTGCGACAACAAACCGGGCGTACTGACCCACGTATCCGGCCTGATCAGCCGCAGAGCCATCAATATTGAATGTATCAACGCCGGCTATACTGAAGAAGCCGACGTCACGCGGATCAATATCGTCGTTTCCGTCGAAAACCGCTGGGAACTCGACCAGGCTGTCAACCAGCTGGCCAAGCTCATCGACGTCATCAAAGTCGTCAATCTCGACGACGCGCCTTTCGTCAGCTACGAACTGGCCATGATCAAAGTCAAGAGCCCGACGCCCCAGACCCGCGAAGAATTGACAAATATCGCTCAGCTGTTCAACGCCAAGATTGTCGACGTCCAGCGCCGTTCCCTGGTCCTGCGCCTGACGGGCCGGGAAGACCATATCGAGGCCCTTCTGGAAATGCTGAAAGATTATGATATTATTGAAATTGCCCGGACCGGCCAGATTTCCCTGTCTCGCGGCGAAGAAGCTGTTAAAGATATGTAA